Proteins encoded by one window of Dreissena polymorpha isolate Duluth1 chromosome 11, UMN_Dpol_1.0, whole genome shotgun sequence:
- the LOC127849926 gene encoding uncharacterized protein LOC127849926, whose translation MGMNLIINAAKRETRGPKTASGIYLPSNRGFMDDLTVTTTTHVQARWVLGALDETVTWARMKFKPKKSRSLVIKKGKVTQKFTFQVQSEDIPSVVDNPIKCLGKWYDASLNDTSSINRTKNQLQEVLKQIDQTSLPGKFKAWLYQHGLLPRLMLPLMLYEKAVSTVEGIERTINIYIRRWLGVPPSFTSIGLYGRTNQLQLPISSVVEEYKVAKARMVVTLKESSDDLIWMAGIETRTGRKWSASQAVSQAESILRHKDIVGTTTEGRQGLVYDLLPSPTNLHRWGLVEDPRCSLCNKPGTMEHILSSCQTSLTQGRYRWRHDAVLWE comes from the exons ATGGGAATGAACTTAATTATCAATGCCGCAAAGAGGGAAACCAGAGGACCAAAGACAGCCTCCGGGATATACCTTCCATCCAATAGAGGTTTTATGGATGACCTCACCGTAACTACAACGACACACGTGCAAGCTCGTTGGGTTCTTGGAGCATTGGATGAGACAGTGACTTGGGCAAGAATGAAGTTCAAACCAAAGAAATCTAGGAGCTTGGTAATCAAGAAGGGAAAGGTTACTCAAAAGTTCACCTTCCAGGTACAGAGCGAAGACATACCATCCGTAGTAGACAATCCTATCAAATGCTTAGGAAAATGGTACGATGCCAGCCTTAACGACACAAGCAGCATAAACCGCACCAAGAACCAACTCCAAGAAGTTCTGAAGCAGATAGACCAGACATCACTTCCTGGGAAATTCAAGGCATGGTTATACCAACATGGATTGTTACCAAGACTAATGTTGCCTCTAATGCTGTATGAGAAAGCAGTTTCTACTGTGGAAGGCATTGAAAGAACCATCAACATATACATCCGTAGATGGCTAGGGGTCCCACCAAGTTTCACCAGCATCGGACTGTATGGGAGGACCAACCAGCTCCAACTCCCAATATCATCAGTTGTTGAGGAGTACAAAGTTGCTAAGGCCAGGATGGTGGTTACACTGAAAGAATCTTCTGATGACCTGATCTGGATGGCAGGCATAGAGACTAGAACCGGAAGGAAGTGGTCGGCAAGCCAGGCGGTGTCTCAAGCTGAAAGTATACTGAGACACAAAGACATCGTCGGAACTACTACGGAGGGCAGACAAGGGCTTG TTTACGACCTGCTGCCATCCCCAACCAACCTCCACAGATGGGGTCTAGTGGAAGACCCCAGATGCAGTCTTTGTAACAAGCCAGGCACCATGGAACACATCCTGTCATCATGTCAGACTTCGCTGACACAGGGCCGCTACAGATGGAGACACGATGCTGTCCTTTGGGAGTAA